One Camelina sativa cultivar DH55 chromosome 3, Cs, whole genome shotgun sequence genomic window carries:
- the LOC104776689 gene encoding mediator of RNA polymerase II transcription subunit 25-like isoform X1, whose protein sequence is MLKFRLHHLLMHSLRLSRSFCGSELNGERNPASTVELSLVIFNSHGSYCACLVQRSGWTRDVDIFLHWLSSIQFGGGGFNEVATAEGLAEALMMFPPPSGQAQPSNDLKRHCILITASNPHTLPTPVYRPRVQNVERNDNGDAQSESRLSDAETVASYFAKCSVSLSVVCPKQLPKIRALYNAGKLNPQSADLSMDTVKNPFYLVLISENFVEARAALSHSAANLPQTQSPVKVDRATAAPSLPVTGQPPAPVTSANGPILNRQPVSVGPVPTATVKVEPSTVTSMAPVPSFPHIPSVARPATQAIPSIQTSSASPVSQDMVTNAENAPDIKPVVVSGMTPPLRAGPSGGANVNLLNNLSQVRQVMSSAALAGAASSVGQSAVAMHMSNMISTGMATSLPPSQTVFSSGQQGITSMASSGALMGSAQTGQSPGTNNAFSPQTTSNVTSNLGVSQPMQGMSQGNHSGPQMMQGGISMNQNMMSGLGQGNLSSGTGGMMPTPGVAQQTQSAIQQLGGNNSSASNMQLSQPSSGALQTSQSKYVKVWEGNLSGQRQGQPVLITRLEGYRSASASDTLAANWPPTMQIVRLISQDHMNNKQYVGKADFLVFRAMSQHGFLGQLQDKKLCAVIQLPSQTLLLSVSDKACRLIGMLFPGDMVVFKPQIPNQQQQQQQQLQQQQQIHQQQQQQQQQHHQQQQMPQLQQQQQQHQQQQMPQLQQQQHQLSQLQHHHQQQQQQQQQQQQQQQHQLTQLQHHHQQQQQQQQQTSPLNQMQQQNSPLNQMQQQQQPQQMVMGGQAFAQAPGRSQQSGSGQSNMPGAGFMG, encoded by the exons atgttaaagtTTCGATTACATCATCTGTTAATGCATTCTTTGCGTTTGTCCAGGTCTTTTTGTGGCAGTGAGTTAAATGGAGAG AGGAATCCTGCTTCTACTGTTGAGCTATCACTGGTGATCTTCAATTCTCATGGCTCATACTGCG CTTGCTTGGTACAACGGAGTGGCTGGACAAGAGATGTTGATATTTTCTTGCATTGGCTTTCGTCCATACaatttggtggtggtggtttcaATGAAGTTGCTACAGCCGAAGGGCTTGCCGAAGCATTGATG ATGTTTCCTCCTCCTTCCGGCCAAGCTCAACCAAGTAATGATCTTAAAAGGCACTGTATCCTAATCACAGCCAGCAACCCTCACACATTGCCGACACCTGTATATCGTCCACGAGTGCAAAATGTGGAACGGAATGACAATGGTGATGCACAATCTGAAAGTCGTTTATCAGATGCTGAAACAGTTGCTTCATATTTTGCTAAG tgttctgtttctttgtctgTTGTGTGTCCAAAGCAGCTTCCCAAGATTAGAGCACTATACAATGCG GGAAAGCTCAATCCACAAAGTGCGGACTTGTCAATGGATACGGTTAAGAACCCATTCTATCTTGTCCTGATCTCAGAGAATTTTGTGGAGGCACGTGCTGCCTTAAGTCATTCTGCTGCAAATTTGCCACAGACCCAGAGTCCTGTGAAAGTGGACAGGGCCACTGCTGCTCCATCTCTTCCAGTCACTGGCCAACCTCCTGCTCCTGTGACATCAG CCAATGGACCTATTTTGAATCGGCAACCAGTTTCTGTTGGACCAGTTCCAACTGCTACTGTGAAAGTT GAGCCTAGCACTGTAACTTCTATGGCACCAGTTCCAAGTTTTCCCCATATCCCGTCTG TTGCTCGGCCTGCTACACAAGCAATTCCTTCAATTCAAACATCTTCAGCATCACCAGTTTCCCAAGATATGGTCACCAACGCCGAGAATGCACCAGATATTAAGCCTGTGGTGGTGAGTGGAATGACGCCACCATTGCGTGCTGGTCCTTCTGGTGGAGCCAATGTAAATCTGCTTAATAATCTTTCTCAAGTGCGACAAGTCATGAGCTCTGCAGCTCTGGCAGGTGCAGCCTCCTCGGTTGGGCAAAGTGCGGTTGCAATGCATATGTCAAATATGATATCAACAGGAATGGCTACATCTTTGCCTCCTTCACAAACTGTGTTTTCATCTGGACAGCAGGGAATTACTTCAATGGCTAGTTCGGGTGCACTAATGGGATCTGCACAAACAGGACAAAGCCCGGGTACTAATAATGCCTTTAGTCCTCAAACAACGTCAAACGTTACTTCAAACCTTGGTGTTTCACAACCGATGCAAGGGATGAGCCAAGGAAATCATTCTGGACCACAAATGATGCAAGGTGGAATTTCCATGAACCAGAACATGATGAGTGGTCTCGGTCAAGGAAATCTCTCGTCTGGAACAGGGGGAATGATGCCTACTCCAGGAGTTGCTCAACAAACGCAATCAGCAATACAACAACTTGGTGGCAATAACAGTTCAGCTTCTAATATGCAGTTGTCACAGCCATCGTCTGGGGCTCTGCAGACTTCACAATCCAAATATGTAAAAGTCTGGGAG GGAAATTTATCTGGTCAAAGACAAGGGCAGCCTGTTCTTATCACCAGACTTGAG GGTTACCGAAGTGCTTCTGCCTCTGATAC GTTGGCAGCAAATTGGCCACCAACGATGCAGATTGTTCGTCTCATATCCCAGGATCATATGAATAACAA GCAATATGTTGGCAAAGCTGACTTCCTTGTGTTTCGGGCCATGAGTCAACATGGGTTCTTAGGACAACTTCAGGATAAGAAGCTT TGTGCAGTTATCCAGTTGCCATCACAGACGCTGCTGCTCTCTGTCTCTGACAAGGCTTGCCGCTTGATAGGAATGCTTTTTCCAGGG GATATGGTTGTGTTTAAACCACAAATTCCaaatcagcagcagcagcagcaacaacagctccaacaacaacagcagatccaccagcagcagcagcagcaacaacaacaacaccaccaaCAGCAACAGATGCCACAActccagcaacaacaacaacagcaccAGCAGCAACAGATGCCACAActccagcagcagcagcatcaatTGTCTCAGCTccaacatcatcatcagcagcagcagcaacaacaacaacaacaacaacaacagcagcagcatcaGTTGACACAGCTTCAACACCATCAtcagcagcaacagcagcaacagcagcagaCATCTCCCCTAAACCAGATGCAGCAACAGAACTCGCCACTGAATCAGAtgcagcaacagcagcagcctCAACAGATGGTAATGGGTGGTCAAGCTTTTGCTCAAGCCCCAGGTAGATCACAACAAAGTGGTTCAGGGCAGTCTAACATGCCAGGAGCTGGCTTCATGGGATAA
- the LOC104776687 gene encoding AP2/ERF and B3 domain-containing transcription repressor TEM1-like, whose translation MDYSCVVDDSSTTSESLSISTPKEMMNKLSSPPPSTTTRLYRMGSGGSSVVLDSDNGVETESRKLPSSKYKGVVPQPNGRWGAQIYEKHQRVWLGTFNEEEEAATSYDIAARRFRGRDAVTNFKSPTTTDAESAFLDAHSKAEIVDMLRKHTYADELEQSRRKFVNGNGNRCGSETAVSSNDAVSRAREVLFEKAVTPSDVGKLNRLVIPKQHAEKHFPLPAMTTETGVSPSPAKGVLINLEDRTGKVWRFRYSYWNSSQSYVLTKGWSRFVKEKNLRAGDVVCFERSTGPDRQLYIDWKVRSSPVQTVVRLFGVNIFNVTTTGPSNDVAVECGGGKKRSREDDLFSLGCPKKQTMMINNIL comes from the coding sequence atggattacaGCTGTGTTGTAGACGACAGTAGTACAACGTCAGagtctctctccatctctactccgaaggagatgatgaacaaactctcttctcctcctccgtcgACGACGACGCGTCTTTACAGAATGGGAAGCGGCGGAAGCAGCGTCGTTTTGGATTCAGACAACGGAGTCGAGACCGAGTCACGCAAGCTCCCTTCTTCCAAATACAAAGGCGTCGTCCCTCAGCCTAACGGCAGATGGGGTGCTCAGATTTACGAGAAGCACCAGCGTGTCTGGCTCGGTACGTTcaacgaggaagaagaagccgCCACTTCTTACGACATCGCCGCCAGGAGGTTCCGCGGCCGCGACGCCGTCACTAATTTCAAATCTCCGACGACGACGGACGCCGAATCTGCGTTTCTTGACGCTCACTCTAAAGCCGAGATCGTTGACATGCTGAGGAAACACACTTATGCCGACGAGCTCGAACAGAGCAGACGGAAATTTGTTAACGGTAACGGAAACCGCTGTGGGTCGGAGACGGCGGTGTCATCAAACGACGCTGTTTCGAGAGCGCGTGAGGTTTTGTTCGAGAAGGCTGTTACGCCGAGCGACGTCGGGAAGCTGAACCGGTTGGTGATACCGAAACAACACGCGGAGAAACATTTTCCGTTACCGGCGATGACGACGGAGACGGGGGTGAGTCCGTCTCCGGCGAAAGGTGTGTTGATTAACTTGGAAGACAGAACAGGGAAAGTGTGGCGGTTCCGTTACAGTTACTGGAACAGCAGTCAAAGTTACGTGTTGACCAAGGGGTGGAGCCGGTTCGTTAAAGAGAAGAATCTTCGAGCAGGTGATGTGGTTTGTTTCGAGAGATCTACCGGACCAGACCGGCAATTGTATATCGACTGGAAAGTCCGGTCTAGTCCGGTTCAGACTGTGGTTAGGCTTTTCGGAGTCAACATTTTCAATGTGACGACGACTGGTCCATCAAACGACGTCGCAGTGGAGTGTGGTGGTGGCAAGAAGAGATCTCGGGAAGATGATTTGTTTTCGTTAGGGTGTCCCAAGAAGCAGACGATGATGATTAACAACATCTTGTGA
- the LOC104776688 gene encoding myb family transcription factor EFM-like, with product MDVYAHKMKRCHEYVEALEEEHKKILVFQRELPLCLELVTQAIESCRKELSGSSSMSEHVRSQSECSERTTSECGGGGAAVFEEFIPIKWSSPSSSDHENDRDGADEKKIKMNNENNGDKKKSDWLRSVQLWNQSPDPQPKEDDHQVINKQKAAAVIEVKRNNAGAFQPFQKDKPKANERSPQPLKTITPTPTTTSSSTAETVGGKSEFEQLKQSQSSRKQRRCWSPELHRRFLHALQQLGGSHVATPKQIRDLMKVDGLTNDEVKSHLQKYRLHTRRPATPSSTNGGENQQQRQFMVVEGIWVPSSHDRATNTRVYAPIATQPPPQSSPSGERSSHRCKSPATSSSTHTQHLLPLS from the exons ATGGACGTTTACGCCCACAAAATGAAGAGATGTCATGAATATGTTGAAGCCcttgaagaagaacacaaaaagaTTCTAGTCTTTCAGCGTGAGCTTCCTCTCTGTTTAGAGCTTGTCACccaag cgATCGAGTCATGTCGGAAGGAGCTATCGGGATCGTCCTCTATGTCCGAACATGTTCGTAGCCAATCAGAATGTTCTGAGCGGACAACGAGCGAGTGCGGCGGTGGTGGTGCTGCTGTGTTTGAAGAGTTTATCCCAATCAAGTGGAGTTCACCATCTTCATCTGATCATGAAAACGATAGAGATGGAGCtgatgagaagaagattaagaTGAACAATGAAAATAACGGTGATAAGAAGAAATCAGATTGGCTTAGATCTGTTCAGCTATGGAACCAATCTCCAGATCCACAACCTAAAGAGGATGATCATCAAGTCATTAACAAGCAGAAGGCTGCGGCTGTCATTGAGGTCAAACGCAACAACGCCGGTGCGTTTCAACCGTTTCAAAAAGACAAACCTAAGGCTAATGAGCGTTCTCCTCAACCGCTAAAAACAATCACTCCTACGCCTACGACGACATCTAGCTCCACGGCCGAAACAGTCGGAGGTAAAAGCGAGTTTGAGCAGCTAAAACAATCTCAATCCAGTAGGAAGCAGAGACGTTGCTGGTCTCCGGAGTTACACAGGAGATTCTTGCACGCGCTTCAACAGCTCGGAGGATCACATG TTGCTACACCTAAGCAGATTAGAGACCTCATGAAGGTCGATGGTTTAACCAATGACGAAGTTAAAAGCCATTTACAG AAATATAGATTGCACACAAGAAGACCAGCTACTCCGTCATCAACCAACGGCGGAGAAAATCAACAACAACGACAGTTCATGGTAGTGGAAGGCATTTGGGTGCCGTCGTCGCATGATCGTGCAACGAATACTAGAGTTTACGCTCCTATAGCTACACAACCACCTCCGCAATCTTCACCGTCGGGAGAGAGAAGTAGCCATCGTTGCAAATCGCCGGCAACATCTTCttcaacacacacacaacaccttcttcctctttcctaA
- the LOC104776689 gene encoding mediator of RNA polymerase II transcription subunit 25-like isoform X2, with protein MLKFRLHHLLMHSLRLSRSFCGSELNGERNPASTVELSLVIFNSHGSYCACLVQRSGWTRDVDIFLHWLSSIQFGGGGFNEVATAEGLAEALMMFPPPSGQAQPSNDLKRHCILITASNPHTLPTPVYRPRVQNVERNDNGDAQSESRLSDAETVASYFAKCSVSLSVVCPKQLPKIRALYNAGKLNPQSADLSMDTVKNPFYLVLISENFVEARAALSHSAANLPQTQSPVKVDRATAAPSLPVTGQPPAPVTSANGPILNRQPVSVGPVPTATVKVEPSTVTSMAPVPSFPHIPSVARPATQAIPSIQTSSASPVSQDMVTNAENAPDIKPVVVSGMTPPLRAGPSGGANVNLLNNLSQVRQVMSSAALAGAASSVGQSAVAMHMSNMISTGMATSLPPSQTVFSSGQQGITSMASSGALMGSAQTGQSPGTNNAFSPQTTSNVTSNLGVSQPMQGMSQGNHSGPQMMQGGISMNQNMMSGLGQGNLSSGTGGMMPTPGVAQQTQSAIQQLGGNNSSASNMQLSQPSSGALQTSQSKYVKVWEGNLSGQRQGQPVLITRLEGYRSASASDTLAANWPPTMQIVRLISQDHMNNKQYVGKADFLVFRAMSQHGFLGQLQDKKLCAVIQLPSQTLLLSVSDKACRLIGMLFPGDMVVFKPQIPNQQQQQQQQLQQQQQIHQQQQQQQQQHHQQQQMPQLQQQQQQHQQQQMPQLQQQQHQLSQLQHHHQQQQQQQQQQQQQQQHQLTQLQHHHQQQQQQQQQTSPLNQMQQQNSPLNQMQQQQQPQQMVMGGQAFAQAPGRSQQSGSGQSNMPGAGFMG; from the exons atgttaaagtTTCGATTACATCATCTGTTAATGCATTCTTTGCGTTTGTCCAGGTCTTTTTGTGGCAGTGAGTTAAATGGAGAG AGGAATCCTGCTTCTACTGTTGAGCTATCACTGGTGATCTTCAATTCTCATGGCTCATACTGCG CTTGCTTGGTACAACGGAGTGGCTGGACAAGAGATGTTGATATTTTCTTGCATTGGCTTTCGTCCATACaatttggtggtggtggtttcaATGAAGTTGCTACAGCCGAAGGGCTTGCCGAAGCATTGATG ATGTTTCCTCCTCCTTCCGGCCAAGCTCAACCAAGTAATGATCTTAAAAGGCACTGTATCCTAATCACAGCCAGCAACCCTCACACATTGCCGACACCTGTATATCGTCCACGAGTGCAAAATGTGGAACGGAATGACAATGGTGATGCACAATCTGAAAGTCGTTTATCAGATGCTGAAACAGTTGCTTCATATTTTGCTAAG tgttctgtttctttgtctgTTGTGTGTCCAAAGCAGCTTCCCAAGATTAGAGCACTATACAATGCG GGAAAGCTCAATCCACAAAGTGCGGACTTGTCAATGGATACGGTTAAGAACCCATTCTATCTTGTCCTGATCTCAGAGAATTTTGTGGAGGCACGTGCTGCCTTAAGTCATTCTGCTGCAAATTTGCCACAGACCCAGAGTCCTGTGAAAGTGGACAGGGCCACTGCTGCTCCATCTCTTCCAGTCACTGGCCAACCTCCTGCTCCTGTGACATCAG CCAATGGACCTATTTTGAATCGGCAACCAGTTTCTGTTGGACCAGTTCCAACTGCTACTGTGAAAGTT GAGCCTAGCACTGTAACTTCTATGGCACCAGTTCCAAGTTTTCCCCATATCCCGTCTGTTGCTCGGCCTGCTACACAAGCAATTCCTTCAATTCAAACATCTTCAGCATCACCAGTTTCCCAAGATATGGTCACCAACGCCGAGAATGCACCAGATATTAAGCCTGTGGTGGTGAGTGGAATGACGCCACCATTGCGTGCTGGTCCTTCTGGTGGAGCCAATGTAAATCTGCTTAATAATCTTTCTCAAGTGCGACAAGTCATGAGCTCTGCAGCTCTGGCAG GTGCAGCCTCCTCGGTTGGGCAAAGTGCGGTTGCAATGCATATGTCAAATATGATATCAACAGGAATGGCTACATCTTTGCCTCCTTCACAAACTGTGTTTTCATCTGGACAGCAGGGAATTACTTCAATGGCTAGTTCGGGTGCACTAATGGGATCTGCACAAACAGGACAAAGCCCGGGTACTAATAATGCCTTTAGTCCTCAAACAACGTCAAACGTTACTTCAAACCTTGGTGTTTCACAACCGATGCAAGGGATGAGCCAAGGAAATCATTCTGGACCACAAATGATGCAAGGTGGAATTTCCATGAACCAGAACATGATGAGTGGTCTCGGTCAAGGAAATCTCTCGTCTGGAACAGGGGGAATGATGCCTACTCCAGGAGTTGCTCAACAAACGCAATCAGCAATACAACAACTTGGTGGCAATAACAGTTCAGCTTCTAATATGCAGTTGTCACAGCCATCGTCTGGGGCTCTGCAGACTTCACAATCCAAATATGTAAAAGTCTGGGAG GGAAATTTATCTGGTCAAAGACAAGGGCAGCCTGTTCTTATCACCAGACTTGAG GGTTACCGAAGTGCTTCTGCCTCTGATAC GTTGGCAGCAAATTGGCCACCAACGATGCAGATTGTTCGTCTCATATCCCAGGATCATATGAATAACAA GCAATATGTTGGCAAAGCTGACTTCCTTGTGTTTCGGGCCATGAGTCAACATGGGTTCTTAGGACAACTTCAGGATAAGAAGCTT TGTGCAGTTATCCAGTTGCCATCACAGACGCTGCTGCTCTCTGTCTCTGACAAGGCTTGCCGCTTGATAGGAATGCTTTTTCCAGGG GATATGGTTGTGTTTAAACCACAAATTCCaaatcagcagcagcagcagcaacaacagctccaacaacaacagcagatccaccagcagcagcagcagcaacaacaacaacaccaccaaCAGCAACAGATGCCACAActccagcaacaacaacaacagcaccAGCAGCAACAGATGCCACAActccagcagcagcagcatcaatTGTCTCAGCTccaacatcatcatcagcagcagcagcaacaacaacaacaacaacaacaacagcagcagcatcaGTTGACACAGCTTCAACACCATCAtcagcagcaacagcagcaacagcagcagaCATCTCCCCTAAACCAGATGCAGCAACAGAACTCGCCACTGAATCAGAtgcagcaacagcagcagcctCAACAGATGGTAATGGGTGGTCAAGCTTTTGCTCAAGCCCCAGGTAGATCACAACAAAGTGGTTCAGGGCAGTCTAACATGCCAGGAGCTGGCTTCATGGGATAA
- the LOC104776690 gene encoding GDT1-like protein 4: MSSVLQGFTKSLAMTFVSEIGDKTFFAAAILAMRYPRRLVLAGCLSALIVMTILSATLGWAAPNLISRKWTHHITTLLFFGFGLWSLWDGFKQGGGGSEELAEVEAELDADLKATGKTTKDSSKGEDESKKQKRPFLTQFFSPIFLKAFSINFFGEWGDKSQLATIGLAADENPLGVVLGGVVAQFLCTTAAVIGGKSLASQISERIVALSGGMLFIIFGIQSYLTSIEA, encoded by the exons ATGAGCTCGGTTTTGCAG GGTTTTACCAAGTCACTCGCTATGACGTTTGTCTCTGAGATTGGTGACAAGACGTTCTTCGCTGCTGCT ATTTTGGCGATGCGTTATCCTAGGAGGCTTGTGTTGGCTGGCTGTCTATCGGCTTTGATT GTTATGACTATCCTCTCTGCTACTCTTGGATGGGCTGCTCCAAATCTG ATCTCACGCAAATGGACTCATCACATTACAACGTTGTTGTTCTTTGGGTTTGGACTTTGGTCTTTATGGGACGGTTTTAAACAAGGAGGAGG GGGTTCGGAAGAATTGGCTGAAGTCGAAGCCGAACTg GATGCTGATTTGAAAGCTACTGGTAAAACTACTAAAGACAGCAGTAAG GGTGAAGATGAAAGCAAAAAGCAGAAAAGGCCGTTCCTCACACAATTCTTCTCTCCAATCTTTCTTAAG GCGTTTTCGATTAACTTCTTTGGAGAATGGGGTGACAAGAGTCAG CTTGCCACAATTGGTTTGGCTGCAGATGAAAATCCACTCGGAGTGGTCCTTGGCGGAGTTGT GGCACAATTTTTGTGCACCACTGCTGCTGTGATTGGAGGAAAGAGCTTAGCGTCTCAGATATCCGAACGAATA GTTGCTCTTTCTGGTGGAATGCTTTTCATCATTTTTGGCATCCAATCGTATCTTACTTCTATTGAGGCCTAA
- the LOC104778881 gene encoding lysine histidine transporter-like 6: MTWGLTLNTMWQMVQLHECVPGTRFDRYIDLGRYAFGPKLGPWIVLPQQLIVQVGCNIVYMVTGGKCLKQFVDITCSTCTPVRQSYWILGFSGVHFLLSQLPNFNSVAGVSLAAAVMSLCYSTIAWGGSMAHGRMPDVSYDYKATNPSDFTFRVFNALGQISFAFAGHAVALEIQATMPSTPERPSKVPMWQGVVGAYLVNAICYFPVALICYWAFGQDVDDNVLMNLQRPAWLIATANLMVVVHVIGSYQVFAMPVFDLLERMMVNKFGFKHGVVLRFFTRTTYVAFTLFVGVSFPFFGDLLGFFGGFGFAPTSFFLPSIMWLIIKKPKRISMTWFINWISIFVGVFIMLASTIGGLRNIIADSSTYSFYA, translated from the exons ATGACATGGGGACTGACCTTAAACACGATGTGGCAAATGGTGCAGCTCCATGAGTGCGTACCAGGAACCCGTTTTGACCGGTATATCGATCTAGGCCGATACGCTTTTGGTCCCAAGCTCGGCCCGTGGATCGTGCTTCCGCAGCAGCTCATCGTCCAGGTCGGCTGCAACATTGTGTACATGGTTACAGGAGGCAAGTGCTTGAAGCAGTTCGTAGATATCACGTGTTCCACCTGCACTCCGGTACGACAGTCGTACTGGATCCTCGGCTTCAGTGGAGTCCACTTCCTCCTCTCCCAGCTTCCTAACTTCAACTCTGTTGCCGGTGTTTCCTTGGCCGCCGCCGTCATGTCCCTCTG CTACTCGACGATAGCGTGGGGAGGAAGTATGGCACATGGAAGAATGCCTGACGTGAGCTACGATTACAAGGCCACGAATCCGAGTGACTTCACGTTCCGAGTCTTTAACGCCTTGGGTCAGATCTCCTTTGCTTTCGCCGGCCACGCTGTGGCTCTAGAGATTCAAGCCACGATGCCTTCTACTCCTGAGAGACCATCAAAAGTACCCATGTGGCAAGGCGTGGTCGGAGCTTACTTGGTCAACGCCATTTGCTATTTTCCGGTGGCTCTAATCTGCTATTGGGCCTTTGGTCAAGACGTTGACGACAATGTGCTGATGAATTTACAGAGACCAGCCTGGCTCATTGCTACTGCTAATCTCATGGTTGTTGTCCACGTTATTGGTAGCTACCAAGTGTTTGCTATGCCTGTCTTTGATCTTTTGGAGAGAATGATGGTtaacaaatttggttttaagCATGGAGTTGTTCTGAGGTTTTTCACTCGGACTACTTATGTTG CATTTACATTGTTTGTTGGAGTGAGCTTCCCATTCTTTGGAGACCTTCTAGGGTTCTTTGGAGGATTTGGTTTTGCACCTACTTCCTTCTTC CTCCCAAGTATAATGTGGCTTatcatcaagaaaccaaaaagaatcAGCATGACCTGGTTCATCAATTGG ATCTCCATTTTCGTAGGAGTGTTCATAATGTTGGCGTCAACAATTGGAGGACTGAGGAACATCATTGCAGATTCTTCTACTTATAGTTTCTACGCTTAA
- the LOC109130453 gene encoding lysine histidine transporter-like 6 gives MVSTSPVSPSKETDQKSDEKWTGGDPTRPAKWWYSTFHTVTAMIGAGVLSLPYAMAYLGWGPGTLVLAMTWGLTLNTMWQMVQLHECVPGTRFDRYIDLGRYAFGPKLGPWIVLPQQLIVQVGCNIVYMVTGGKCLKQFVDITCSTCTPVRQSYWILGFSGVHFLLSQLPNFNSVAGVSLAAAVMSLCYSTIAWGGSMAHGRMPDVSYDYKATNPSDFTFRVFNALGQISFAFAGHAVALEIQATMPSTPERPSKVPMWQGVVGAYLVNAICYFPVALICYWAFGQDVDDNVLMNLQRPAWLIATANLMVVVHVIGSYQVFAMP, from the exons atgGTCTCTACTTCTCCGGTTTCTCCTTCTAAG GAAACTGACCAGAAGTCCGACGAGAAATGGACGGGGGGAGATCCAACACGGCCAGCCAAGTGGTGGTACTCCACCTTCCACACTGTCACCGCTATGATCGGCGCCGGAGTCCTTAGCCTCCCTTATGCCATGGCTTACCTAGGATG GGGACCAGGGACGTTGGTGTTGGCAATGACATGGGGACTGACCTTAAACACGATGTGGCAAATGGTGCAGCTCCATGAGTGCGTACCAGGAACCCGTTTTGACCGGTATATCGATCTAGGCCGATACGCTTTTGGTCCCAAGCTCGGCCCGTGGATCGTGCTTCCGCAGCAGCTCATCGTCCAGGTCGGCTGCAACATTGTGTACATGGTTACAGGAGGCAAGTGCTTGAAGCAGTTCGTAGATATCACGTGTTCCACCTGCACTCCGGTACGACAGTCGTACTGGATCCTCGGCTTCAGTGGAGTCCACTTCCTCCTCTCCCAGCTTCCTAACTTCAACTCTGTTGCCGGTGTTTCCTTGGCCGCCGCCGTCATGTCCCTCTG CTACTCGACGATAGCGTGGGGAGGAAGTATGGCACATGGAAGAATGCCTGACGTGAGCTACGATTACAAGGCCACGAATCCGAGTGACTTCACGTTCCGAGTCTTTAACGCCTTGGGTCAGATCTCCTTTGCTTTCGCCGGCCACGCTGTGGCTCTAGAGATTCAAGCCACGATGCCTTCTACTCCTGAGAGACCATCAAAAGTACCCATGTGGCAAGGCGTGGTCGGAGCTTACTTGGTCAACGCCATTTGCTATTTTCCGGTGGCTCTAATCTGCTATTGGGCCTTTGGTCAAGACGTTGACGACAATGTGCTGATGAATTTACAGAGACCAGCCTGGCTCATTGCTACTGCTAATCTCATGGTTGTTGTCCACGTTATTGGTAGCTACCAAGTGTTTGCTATGCCT
- the LOC104778880 gene encoding mediator of RNA polymerase II transcription subunit 25-like, producing MQIVRLISQDHMNNKQYVGKADFLVFRAMSQHGFLGQLQDKKLVSIVQNLSQMLNCICKLFLHELSNLLLCSPYSLRLLHLLIA from the exons ATGCAGATTGTTCGTCTCATATCCCAGGATCATATGAATAACAA GCAATATGTTGGCAAAGCTGACTTCCTTGTGTTTCGGGCCATGAGTCAACATGGGTTCTTAGGACAACTTCAGGATAAGAAGCTTGTGAGTATTGTTCAAAATTTATCACAAATGTTGAACTGCATCTGTAAACTTTTTCTGCATGAACTATCAAATCTCTTGCTATGTTCACCATACTCTTTACGACTCCTACACTTGTTGATTGCCTAA